From Pseudothermotoga thermarum DSM 5069, a single genomic window includes:
- a CDS encoding PHP domain-containing protein encodes MNFKADLHIHSCLSPCADITMVPSVVEKACLEKKLDIIAITDHNSFENLEVFQKKLKETLVLPAVELCSKEEVHVLGYFEDIDKVKKLCEVVRERLIKFPYDPELVGYQLVLGENEEFTDMIDDVFLGAPLLISLDELVGLICSLDGIAVYAHVERQFGVLYQLGVFPEDDRVKIVEARSKEGWLAAKKRGYEVISSSDAHMPDQIGCRFSYIDVGVLTTKEIINAMRSPEGRLKSIWDLER; translated from the coding sequence ATGAATTTCAAAGCTGATTTACATATACATTCTTGCCTTTCGCCGTGCGCCGATATAACGATGGTTCCAAGTGTCGTGGAAAAAGCTTGCCTGGAAAAAAAACTGGACATAATCGCCATAACGGATCACAATTCTTTTGAAAATTTAGAGGTGTTTCAAAAAAAGCTGAAAGAAACCTTGGTTTTACCAGCTGTAGAGCTTTGCTCAAAGGAAGAAGTGCACGTGCTTGGTTATTTTGAAGATATCGACAAAGTGAAAAAGCTCTGCGAAGTGGTTAGAGAACGGTTGATAAAGTTTCCATACGATCCAGAGTTGGTTGGTTATCAATTGGTTTTAGGAGAAAACGAAGAGTTCACGGATATGATCGATGATGTTTTCTTAGGTGCCCCGCTTTTAATTTCGCTAGATGAACTGGTGGGGTTGATTTGTTCACTCGATGGAATAGCGGTTTATGCACATGTTGAAAGACAGTTTGGGGTATTATACCAGCTGGGTGTTTTTCCAGAAGATGACAGGGTGAAGATAGTTGAAGCAAGATCAAAGGAAGGTTGGCTGGCTGCAAAAAAACGAGGTTATGAGGTTATAAGTAGCTCCGATGCGCATATGCCAGATCAAATAGGCTGCAGATTCAGTTACATCGATGTTGGTGTTCTCACGACAAAAGAAATTATAAACGCGATGAGGTCACCTGAAGGAAGGTTGAAGTCTATATGGGACTTAGAACGATAG
- a CDS encoding ATP-binding protein, with protein sequence MGLRTIADHIMDIVQNSFNAGATRIVLTIIENSSGTFYFKVEDNGRGMDEEELQKVFDPFYTTRDHRIRKVGLGLPFLKYAAELTGGKVSIQSQKGVGTIVEATFNTRHVDCQDVGDLAGTISTLLLMANDVELVVKRFKDEEGYQLSSSELKQKFGDLSSPIVMKVVFDLIEELEASLKKG encoded by the coding sequence ATGGGACTTAGAACGATAGCAGATCATATAATGGATATCGTTCAAAATTCTTTTAACGCTGGAGCAACGAGAATCGTCTTAACCATAATTGAAAACAGTAGTGGCACCTTCTATTTTAAAGTTGAAGACAACGGTAGAGGAATGGATGAAGAAGAACTTCAAAAAGTTTTCGATCCTTTTTACACGACCAGAGATCATAGGATAAGAAAGGTTGGTTTGGGACTTCCGTTTTTAAAATATGCGGCAGAGCTTACAGGTGGAAAGGTGTCCATCCAAAGTCAAAAGGGTGTTGGAACAATTGTGGAAGCGACTTTCAACACCCGTCATGTTGACTGTCAAGATGTTGGCGATCTTGCTGGAACCATATCAACGTTGCTTTTGATGGCAAATGATGTAGAATTGGTTGTGAAAAGATTCAAAGATGAGGAAGGTTATCAGCTTTCAAGTTCTGAATTGAAACAAAAGTTTGGTGATTTAAGTTCTCCCATCGTTATGAAAGTTGTTTTCGACCTTATAGAAGAACTTGAAGCATCTTTGAAAAAGGGGTGA
- a CDS encoding BamA/OMP85 family outer membrane protein, translating into MKRHLTITLCLLLTIVIFGITIGDVRFEGLITIEESYLKQLVSDYLNVELNEKGVQEMLRKIFETGYFSSLTPNLVFNGNFYVLIVKVEENPKISDWRIEIVGPGLIKKKDLEEAVTIEKGKALNINKIRESLEKIKSLYDSEGYFLIEVGGELDKDVYILKIVEHALWEIYFEGETEGIDFSKIRKEMKVDTLKDYYTTPGILRVFLKDIKRCYPKKTTIMEIMSVLSKYVYFAPETSIDFEPMDIPGVKERVVRMRINVVQRKIIDKPKSFEQIRFTGNSQISSLQLLNVTQLKEGETYSNADILKAMQTIVDFYNEKGFAGVSVQAKDLGNILEFEVFEKFVADVRFEGLTLTKPYVIKDLITFEKGEPLTKQDFYDTISALNRTQFFESASVYPVVENDPRSAVVVIDVKEKEKKFNLSGGVAWTPLKDRPWYEGFAGQVSLSTINPFGYGESFSFNGELGFYSTKIDFSFSIRRPFDIPAILDANVVYQRDYGFDSSTVSFDIFKIGGNISTLRLDGHSFGFGPAYEWRTYYPSSGNIQEQTLILSANYSYDTRNNVLFATKGQYLSIGLQKAGLFDPLDDRSYWKATLDARYFIPLFNDNLALGFRVYGTTLLFESYRKENDFKNAGIPDAIYGEYILFYGMNAVRGMGSSKAKAGALASVEIRYDLKSQTVPIYLVGFADVGGTGKSLTDLDINITAGPELDIVVPMFGALGFGVAYHFDGNWTWDNLKTFFRFGSTF; encoded by the coding sequence ATGAAGCGTCATCTTACTATTACTTTGTGTTTGTTACTGACTATTGTGATTTTTGGAATAACCATTGGGGATGTAAGGTTCGAGGGTTTGATAACTATTGAAGAAAGTTATTTAAAACAACTTGTTTCTGATTATCTAAACGTCGAGCTCAACGAAAAAGGCGTGCAGGAAATGCTTCGAAAGATATTCGAAACCGGATATTTTTCCTCCCTCACGCCGAACTTGGTTTTCAACGGTAACTTTTATGTTTTGATTGTGAAGGTTGAGGAAAATCCAAAGATATCGGACTGGAGGATTGAGATCGTCGGACCTGGTTTGATAAAGAAAAAGGATCTTGAAGAAGCTGTCACAATCGAAAAAGGTAAGGCGTTGAACATAAACAAAATTCGTGAATCGCTTGAAAAGATAAAATCTCTATACGATTCTGAGGGATACTTTTTGATAGAAGTTGGTGGCGAGCTGGATAAAGATGTGTATATTCTGAAGATAGTTGAACATGCACTTTGGGAAATTTACTTTGAAGGCGAAACAGAGGGAATAGACTTTTCAAAGATCAGGAAGGAAATGAAAGTTGATACCTTGAAGGACTACTACACAACCCCAGGTATTCTAAGGGTGTTTTTGAAGGATATAAAAAGATGTTATCCAAAAAAGACAACCATAATGGAAATAATGTCCGTTCTTTCCAAGTACGTTTACTTTGCACCGGAAACGTCAATTGATTTTGAGCCTATGGATATTCCCGGTGTAAAGGAACGTGTGGTTCGCATGAGGATAAACGTTGTTCAAAGAAAAATAATTGATAAACCGAAAAGTTTTGAGCAAATTCGCTTCACTGGAAATTCTCAGATATCTTCTTTGCAACTTTTGAACGTTACTCAGTTAAAAGAAGGGGAAACTTATTCCAACGCCGATATTTTAAAAGCGATGCAAACGATTGTTGATTTTTATAACGAAAAAGGGTTTGCGGGCGTTTCGGTTCAAGCCAAAGATTTAGGCAATATTTTGGAATTTGAAGTTTTTGAAAAATTCGTTGCCGATGTTCGTTTCGAGGGGTTGACTTTGACAAAACCCTATGTGATCAAGGATCTTATAACCTTTGAAAAAGGTGAGCCTTTGACAAAACAAGATTTTTACGACACGATATCTGCTCTCAACCGAACACAATTTTTCGAATCGGCCTCGGTTTATCCAGTTGTGGAGAATGATCCAAGGTCTGCCGTTGTTGTTATTGACGTAAAGGAAAAGGAAAAGAAGTTCAACCTAAGTGGTGGAGTTGCATGGACTCCACTCAAAGATCGTCCATGGTACGAAGGCTTTGCTGGACAAGTGAGCCTTTCGACGATAAATCCCTTTGGTTACGGTGAAAGTTTTTCTTTCAACGGTGAACTTGGTTTTTATTCCACAAAAATAGATTTTTCGTTTTCGATCAGAAGGCCTTTTGACATCCCGGCAATACTTGATGCCAATGTTGTATACCAAAGAGATTATGGTTTTGACAGTTCAACGGTATCTTTTGACATCTTCAAAATAGGTGGAAACATTTCAACACTTAGGTTGGATGGTCATAGTTTCGGTTTTGGTCCGGCCTACGAATGGAGAACTTATTATCCATCCTCAGGCAACATTCAAGAACAAACGCTGATCCTTTCGGCTAACTATTCATACGACACAAGAAATAACGTTTTGTTCGCAACCAAAGGACAATATCTATCGATAGGCTTGCAAAAGGCAGGTTTATTCGATCCACTTGACGACAGAAGTTACTGGAAAGCCACTCTCGATGCGAGGTATTTTATACCTCTGTTCAACGACAACCTTGCGCTTGGCTTTAGAGTCTACGGCACCACGCTGCTTTTTGAAAGTTACAGGAAAGAAAATGATTTTAAGAATGCCGGTATACCCGACGCAATCTATGGAGAATACATACTCTTCTACGGTATGAACGCCGTCAGAGGAATGGGTAGTAGCAAGGCAAAAGCCGGTGCTTTGGCTAGCGTTGAAATAAGATACGATTTGAAATCTCAAACTGTTCCAATATACCTTGTTGGATTTGCAGATGTTGGTGGTACTGGGAAATCTTTGACTGATTTGGATATAAACATTACAGCCGGTCCAGAACTTGATATCGTTGTACCCATGTTCGGTGCACTTGGTTTTGGTGTTGCATACCATTTTGATGGAAATTGGACCTGGGACAACTTGAAAACTTTCTTTAGATTCGGCTCGACTTTCTGA